One Bradyrhizobium zhanjiangense DNA segment encodes these proteins:
- a CDS encoding tetratricopeptide repeat protein, with protein MRTYLLAILFALAAPLAAQAQSADLVLCDRVAADPSDPDKPADVKGVTEIASSDVATAIKFCRQAASSSRRAMFALGRAYAANRQTSEAIAAWRKAADKGSSSAMVELGVAYGTGSGVAKDEAQARKLFEKAAQSGNPRGVSNLAALGGAGGAAPADPAQARALLGRAAETNAEAQYQLGLMLASGNGGERDDAAARALFEKAAAQNHPGALERMGAFAEGGRGGPKDKDAAKAYYERAAALGDDDAKKALERIRCPYAIKDKQGKLVTTLCF; from the coding sequence ATGCGGACTTACCTCCTTGCCATCCTCTTCGCGCTCGCCGCGCCCTTGGCGGCGCAGGCGCAATCGGCTGATCTCGTCCTGTGCGACCGGGTGGCGGCCGATCCCAGCGATCCCGACAAGCCGGCCGACGTGAAGGGCGTGACGGAGATAGCTTCCTCCGACGTCGCGACCGCCATCAAGTTCTGCAGGCAGGCCGCCTCCTCCTCGCGCAGGGCGATGTTCGCGCTCGGCCGCGCCTATGCCGCCAACCGGCAGACGAGCGAGGCGATCGCCGCCTGGCGCAAGGCTGCCGACAAGGGATCGAGCTCTGCGATGGTCGAGCTCGGCGTCGCCTATGGCACCGGCTCCGGCGTTGCGAAGGACGAAGCACAAGCGCGCAAGCTGTTCGAGAAGGCGGCGCAATCAGGCAATCCCCGCGGCGTCAGCAATCTCGCCGCGCTCGGAGGCGCAGGTGGCGCTGCGCCGGCCGATCCCGCGCAGGCGCGCGCGCTGCTCGGCAGGGCCGCCGAGACCAATGCGGAGGCGCAGTACCAGCTCGGCCTGATGCTTGCGAGCGGCAATGGCGGGGAGAGGGACGACGCCGCGGCGCGCGCGCTGTTCGAGAAGGCCGCGGCTCAAAACCATCCCGGCGCGCTGGAGCGGATGGGCGCCTTCGCGGAAGGCGGCCGCGGCGGGCCGAAGGACAAGGATGCCGCCAAAGCCTATTACGAGCGCGCCGCAGCGCTCGGCGACGATGACGCCAAGAAGGCGCTGGAGCGCATTCGCTGCCCCTATGCCATCAAGGACAAGCAGGGCAAGCTCGTCACCACGCTGTGCTTCTGA
- a CDS encoding substrate-binding domain-containing protein yields the protein MDNIRMLSTLGLMGAMRSLSSAYEAATGVRIDADFAPTQALLKRLRDGEAADLVILTREGLDAVIGEGRVVADSAADLARSYVGIAVRAGQAHPDITSEAALRATLLAARSVAYSRLGASGIYFAQLIQRLGIAVEINAKATIVQQGFTAERLVNGEADLAVQQISELKQVGGIEVVGPIPHDLQTPAVFSAGRMTNATHAEAADRLLRYLASPEVVPVLRQSGLEP from the coding sequence TTGGACAACATTCGCATGCTCTCGACGCTCGGCCTGATGGGTGCGATGCGCAGCCTGTCGTCTGCGTATGAAGCTGCGACGGGCGTGCGCATCGACGCCGATTTCGCGCCGACCCAGGCGCTGCTGAAACGGCTCCGCGATGGCGAGGCGGCCGATCTCGTCATCCTCACCCGCGAGGGGCTCGACGCGGTGATCGGTGAGGGCCGCGTGGTCGCCGACAGCGCGGCTGACCTCGCACGTTCCTACGTCGGCATTGCCGTGCGGGCAGGGCAGGCGCATCCCGACATCACCAGCGAAGCCGCGTTGCGCGCAACGCTGCTTGCGGCGCGATCCGTCGCCTATTCGCGGCTCGGCGCCAGCGGAATCTACTTTGCCCAGTTGATCCAGCGATTGGGCATCGCGGTCGAGATCAACGCCAAGGCCACCATCGTGCAGCAGGGCTTTACGGCGGAGCGGCTCGTCAACGGCGAGGCTGATCTCGCCGTACAGCAGATCAGCGAGCTGAAGCAGGTTGGCGGCATCGAGGTCGTCGGCCCGATCCCGCATGATTTGCAGACGCCGGCCGTGTTCTCCGCCGGCCGCATGACGAATGCGACACACGCCGAGGCCGCCGACAGGCTGCTGCGCTATCTGGCCTCGCCGGAGGTCGTGCCCGTGCTGCGCCAATCGGGACTCGAGCCTTGA